In one Umezawaea sp. Da 62-37 genomic region, the following are encoded:
- a CDS encoding DUF3499 domain-containing protein, with amino-acid sequence MRSVRRCSRTGCANPAVATLTYAYADSTAVVGPLATYSEPHSYDLCEEHALRLTAPRGWEVVRYQGEFAAPEPTVDDLTALAEAVREAGRADRPLEVRDLQRDLQTGNIRRGHLRVLPDPHED; translated from the coding sequence GTGCGGAGCGTGAGACGGTGCTCGCGAACCGGGTGCGCTAACCCGGCAGTCGCCACGCTCACCTATGCCTATGCGGACTCCACCGCGGTCGTCGGGCCCCTTGCCACGTACTCGGAACCGCACAGCTACGACCTGTGCGAGGAGCACGCGCTGAGGCTCACCGCCCCCCGCGGGTGGGAAGTCGTGAGGTACCAGGGTGAGTTCGCGGCGCCCGAGCCGACGGTGGACGACCTGACGGCGCTGGCCGAGGCCGTTCGCGAGGCGGGCAGGGCCGATCGGCCGCTGGAGGTGCGCGATCTCCAGCGCGACCTGCAGACCGGCAACATCCGGCGGGGCCACCTGCGCGTTCTGCCTGATCCGCACGAGGACTGA
- a CDS encoding phosphomannomutase/phosphoglucomutase, producing MRDLSGVVKAYDVRGVVGEQLDAAVVRDLGAAFARLVGGPTVVIGHDMRDSSPELSAAFADGVNAQGVDVISIGLASTDMLYFASGKLDLPGAMFTASHNPARYNGIKLCRAGASPVGQDTGLAQVREDAERGVPDAEGVTPGTRSERDLLADYAAYLLDLVDLSGSRPLKVVVDAGNGMGGYTVPEVFKGLPIEIVPMYFDLDGNFPNHEANPLDPKNLVDLQARVVAEKADAGVAFDGDADRCFVIDERGEPVSPSAITALVAVRELAKDPGGTVIHNLITSKAVPEIVAEHGGKPVRTRVGHSFIKAEMATTGAIFGGEHSAHYYFRQFWNADTGMLAALHVLAALGEQDGPLSELTSVYERYSASGEINSTVADQADRIAAIKDAYGARDGVTFDELDGLTVDLHDGSWFNLRASNTEPLLRLNVEAADSDAVAALRDDVLAIVRG from the coding sequence GTGCGCGATCTGTCCGGCGTCGTCAAGGCCTATGACGTGCGCGGTGTGGTGGGCGAACAGCTCGACGCCGCCGTCGTCCGCGACCTGGGTGCCGCGTTCGCGCGCTTGGTGGGCGGGCCCACCGTCGTCATCGGCCACGACATGCGCGACTCCTCACCGGAGCTGTCCGCCGCGTTCGCCGACGGCGTGAACGCCCAGGGCGTCGACGTGATCAGCATCGGCCTGGCCAGCACGGACATGCTGTACTTCGCCTCCGGGAAGCTCGACCTGCCCGGCGCGATGTTCACCGCGAGCCACAACCCGGCCCGGTACAACGGCATCAAGCTCTGCCGCGCGGGCGCCTCCCCGGTCGGCCAGGACACCGGTCTGGCGCAGGTCCGCGAGGACGCCGAGCGCGGTGTCCCGGACGCCGAGGGCGTCACGCCCGGCACCCGCTCCGAGCGCGACCTGCTCGCCGACTACGCCGCCTACCTGCTCGACCTGGTCGACCTGTCGGGCTCGCGCCCGCTGAAGGTCGTCGTGGACGCGGGCAACGGCATGGGCGGCTACACGGTGCCAGAGGTGTTCAAGGGCCTGCCGATCGAGATCGTGCCGATGTACTTCGACCTGGACGGCAACTTCCCGAACCACGAGGCCAACCCGCTCGACCCGAAGAACCTGGTCGACCTCCAGGCCAGGGTCGTGGCGGAGAAGGCGGACGCGGGCGTGGCCTTCGACGGCGACGCCGACCGCTGCTTCGTGATCGACGAGCGCGGCGAGCCGGTGTCGCCGAGCGCGATCACCGCCCTGGTCGCGGTGCGCGAGCTGGCCAAGGACCCCGGCGGCACGGTGATCCACAACCTGATCACCTCCAAGGCCGTGCCGGAGATCGTCGCCGAGCACGGCGGCAAGCCGGTCCGCACCCGCGTCGGCCACTCGTTCATCAAGGCCGAGATGGCGACCACGGGCGCGATCTTCGGCGGCGAGCACTCCGCGCACTACTACTTCCGGCAGTTCTGGAACGCCGACACCGGCATGCTGGCCGCGCTGCACGTGCTGGCCGCGCTGGGCGAGCAGGACGGCCCGCTGTCCGAGCTGACCAGCGTGTACGAGCGCTACTCGGCCTCGGGTGAGATCAACTCCACCGTCGCCGACCAGGCCGACCGGATCGCGGCGATCAAGGACGCCTACGGCGCCCGCGACGGCGTCACGTTCGACGAGCTGGACGGTCTCACCGTCGACCTGCACGACGGTTCGTGGTTCAACCTGCGGGCCTCCAACACCGAACCGCTGCTCCGCCTGAACGTGGAAGCCGCCGACTCCGACGCGGTCGCCGCCCTGCGCGACGACGTGCTCGCGATCGTGCGCGGCTGA
- a CDS encoding site-2 protease family protein, whose product MKRSAVRPSPLFLGLLAATVVGAVLTVFEGEALLITGTVLFILGGWAVSLCLHEFGHAIVAYKGGDYSVLGKGYLTLDIRNYTDPVLSIVLPLVLLAFGGIPLPGGAVWINHHSLRSKGVESMVSLAGPISNLALGALLAGSVAVFNPSVGLASALSYLAYLQIIAFVLNILPIPGLDGWGVWEPFMPYGAQQFGAKVRPWAPLVLFASLFAFPMVAVVFFDIAEVVFGLLGGHMGFAAFGQSNFMFWR is encoded by the coding sequence GTGAAGCGATCAGCTGTGCGACCCAGTCCACTGTTCCTGGGTTTGTTGGCGGCCACCGTCGTGGGTGCGGTGCTGACCGTGTTCGAAGGTGAAGCCCTCCTCATCACGGGCACCGTGCTGTTCATCCTCGGCGGGTGGGCGGTTTCCTTGTGCCTGCACGAGTTCGGGCACGCGATCGTCGCCTACAAGGGCGGAGACTACTCGGTGCTGGGCAAGGGTTACCTGACCCTCGACATCCGCAACTACACCGATCCAGTGCTGAGCATCGTGCTACCGCTGGTGCTGCTCGCCTTCGGCGGCATCCCCCTTCCGGGTGGTGCGGTGTGGATCAACCACCACTCCCTGCGGTCGAAGGGGGTCGAGTCGATGGTGTCGCTGGCGGGTCCGATCAGCAACTTGGCGCTCGGCGCGCTTCTCGCCGGATCGGTGGCCGTATTCAACCCGTCCGTGGGACTCGCGTCCGCCCTTTCGTACCTCGCCTACCTCCAGATCATCGCTTTCGTCCTGAACATCCTCCCCATCCCCGGACTCGACGGGTGGGGCGTCTGGGAGCCGTTCATGCCCTACGGCGCGCAGCAGTTCGGCGCCAAGGTCCGCCCGTGGGCACCGCTGGTGCTGTTCGCCTCGCTGTTCGCGTTCCCGATGGTCGCGGTGGTGTTCTTCGACATCGCCGAGGTCGTCTTCGGACTGCTCGGCGGGCACATGGGCTTCGCGGCCTTCGGGCAGTCGAACTTCATGTTCTGGCGCTGA
- a CDS encoding glycosyltransferase — translation MVSSTTPGLRTAPVLAVLVCHDGEQWLGTALSALRRQKPRPRHVIAVDTGSTDRTSRMLADAAEGQDRVVDGVLGLPRGTGFGVAVHAAVEHAVERWGDPGKWLWLLHDDSAPEPDCLAALLTAADLSPGAAVLGPLALDWADPRLVVEAGVSTDSSGHRQTGLGPAELDWSRFGSGGTARFEQSTEVLAVSSAGSLIKRQAWQALGGYDRRMPLLRDDIDFGWRANRAGHLVLCVPVARMRHVRAASTGRRRLDAVAARPGPLLRGVDRAHGLRTFLVNSPTPSFLLGLPRLAVLQVLRGLGFLLLRRWSDGHGEFGALRYLLGGRAGLLAARAARRGGGGSVRGLFTSRTTRFRNAVRAGASYLVRRRVEADVTLGRLPEDEGRPSGWRPPPSEKDVRRKVVGPDALPAGVLGRGHPARATGGLRRPPAAVPVITGATLPPTLRPSPKPRPSPVPRDARPEPELVFVEVDRARVLRSLLVAPPLLLVLGLTLFALVANSGRLGFDLSGGRLLPVPGLGATWAEYLAAWHPVSGGTTSPASASLAVLGTLGVFLGGPSAVVALALLFDAPIAALAAYVATRRMRVRRPVRAVVAAAYGLLPAATAAVSQGRLDVVVVHVLAPLVFTGVLAVLRGAGGRSWLPIVSGTAFAAAVIGAFSPLVHIAVVVGALIGFVVLPGNPGGGRRRVAGLFAVVLLPMALLLPWPAVVLQNPVVLLHGVGAVVDTPPAGPLDLLALHPGGPGALPFVGALVLLAALGGLALRPNRTMLPGLGVIVLGVLTGAALLAVPMSPLSGGPARHGFTGAPLVLLGWGLLWVVLAACRRDGPPAGARVRHLVSLAGVLAVLALATSGLLGLRQGPLRAGGDELPSTVAQELPRTGRAVLILGSGGGPTRQVAGRTPQFGDDDLVPTSSSPSRLNRWTRDLTSGTRDTARLALAQAATAGVAFVVLPDPPAADRLRSTAGDLVADAPPMSDGRPVLRIQLAAGNAVLLSPELARRARSGGDPPTELGMPGIAPVEAGPPVAGVRVSEGPEGRVLVLAAEDEPGWRATVDGRPAPVSRVWGHQVGVSVPTTASEVRVEAGGSTRELLLLIQGAAALFTLLTAIPSRGTR, via the coding sequence TTGGTGAGCAGTACCACTCCGGGGCTCCGGACCGCGCCGGTGTTGGCCGTGCTGGTCTGCCACGACGGGGAGCAGTGGCTCGGCACCGCGCTTTCGGCGTTGCGAAGGCAAAAACCGAGGCCTCGTCATGTAATCGCGGTCGACACCGGTTCCACCGACCGCACGTCGAGGATGCTCGCCGACGCGGCCGAAGGCCAGGACCGCGTCGTCGACGGCGTGTTGGGACTGCCGAGGGGCACCGGGTTCGGCGTGGCCGTGCACGCGGCCGTCGAGCACGCGGTGGAGCGCTGGGGCGACCCCGGCAAGTGGCTGTGGTTGCTGCACGACGACAGCGCGCCCGAACCGGACTGCCTCGCCGCGCTGCTGACCGCGGCCGACCTGTCGCCCGGCGCGGCCGTGCTCGGCCCGCTGGCTCTGGACTGGGCCGATCCCAGGCTGGTCGTCGAGGCGGGCGTGTCCACGGACTCCTCCGGCCACCGGCAGACCGGCCTCGGCCCGGCCGAACTGGACTGGAGCCGCTTCGGCTCCGGCGGCACCGCCAGGTTCGAGCAGAGCACCGAGGTGCTCGCCGTGTCGTCCGCGGGCTCCTTGATCAAGCGGCAGGCGTGGCAGGCCCTCGGAGGCTACGACCGGCGCATGCCGCTGCTGCGCGACGACATCGACTTCGGCTGGCGCGCCAACCGCGCGGGCCACCTCGTGCTGTGCGTCCCGGTGGCCCGGATGCGGCACGTCCGCGCCGCGTCGACCGGTCGGCGCAGGCTCGACGCGGTCGCCGCCCGGCCCGGCCCGCTGCTGCGCGGCGTCGACCGCGCGCACGGCCTGCGCACGTTCCTGGTCAACAGCCCGACGCCGTCGTTCCTGCTCGGTCTGCCCAGGCTCGCCGTGCTCCAGGTCCTGCGCGGCCTCGGCTTCCTCCTGCTCCGCCGGTGGTCCGACGGGCACGGCGAGTTCGGCGCCCTGCGCTACCTGCTCGGCGGCCGCGCCGGGCTGCTGGCCGCCCGCGCCGCCCGCCGCGGTGGCGGGGGCTCGGTGCGCGGGCTGTTCACCAGCCGCACGACCAGGTTCCGCAACGCCGTGCGCGCCGGTGCCTCGTACCTGGTCCGCCGCCGCGTCGAGGCCGACGTCACGCTCGGCAGGCTGCCCGAGGACGAGGGCAGGCCGAGCGGGTGGCGGCCGCCACCGTCCGAAAAGGACGTCCGGCGCAAGGTCGTGGGCCCGGACGCGCTGCCCGCGGGCGTGCTCGGCCGCGGCCACCCGGCCCGTGCCACCGGAGGTCTGCGGCGCCCGCCCGCCGCCGTGCCGGTGATCACCGGGGCGACGCTGCCGCCGACGTTGCGCCCCAGCCCGAAACCGCGCCCGTCGCCGGTCCCCAGGGACGCCCGGCCGGAGCCGGAGCTGGTGTTCGTCGAGGTCGACCGGGCCCGCGTGCTGCGGTCGCTGCTGGTCGCCCCTCCGCTGCTGCTCGTGCTGGGCCTGACGCTGTTCGCGCTGGTCGCGAACTCGGGCAGGCTCGGGTTCGACCTGTCCGGCGGCAGGCTCCTGCCCGTGCCGGGCCTCGGCGCCACGTGGGCGGAGTACCTCGCCGCGTGGCACCCGGTCTCCGGCGGCACGACCTCGCCCGCCTCCGCGTCGCTCGCGGTGCTGGGCACCCTCGGCGTGTTCCTCGGCGGCCCGTCGGCCGTGGTGGCGCTGGCGCTGCTGTTCGACGCCCCGATCGCCGCGCTGGCCGCCTACGTCGCCACCCGCCGGATGCGCGTCCGCCGCCCGGTGCGCGCGGTGGTCGCCGCCGCCTACGGCCTCCTGCCCGCCGCCACCGCCGCCGTCAGCCAGGGCCGCCTCGACGTCGTCGTCGTGCACGTCCTGGCCCCGCTGGTGTTCACCGGCGTCCTCGCCGTGCTGCGCGGCGCGGGCGGCCGGTCCTGGTTGCCTATCGTCTCCGGCACCGCGTTCGCCGCCGCCGTCATCGGCGCGTTCTCGCCACTCGTGCACATCGCCGTCGTCGTCGGCGCCCTCATCGGCTTCGTGGTCCTCCCCGGCAACCCCGGCGGGGGCCGCCGCCGCGTCGCGGGCCTGTTCGCCGTCGTCCTGCTGCCGATGGCACTGCTCCTCCCGTGGCCCGCCGTGGTCCTCCAGAACCCCGTCGTCCTCCTGCACGGCGTCGGCGCGGTCGTCGACACGCCCCCGGCGGGCCCGCTCGACCTGCTCGCCCTCCACCCCGGCGGCCCCGGCGCGCTGCCGTTCGTCGGCGCGCTGGTGCTCCTGGCCGCCCTCGGCGGTCTCGCCCTGCGCCCGAACCGCACGATGCTCCCCGGCCTCGGCGTGATCGTGCTCGGCGTCCTCACGGGAGCCGCGCTGCTCGCCGTGCCGATGTCCCCCCTGTCCGGCGGCCCCGCCCGCCACGGCTTCACCGGCGCGCCGCTCGTGCTGCTCGGCTGGGGCCTGCTCTGGGTCGTCCTGGCGGCGTGCAGGCGCGACGGCCCGCCCGCCGGCGCCCGCGTCCGCCACCTGGTGTCCCTGGCCGGTGTGCTGGCCGTGCTCGCCCTGGCCACCTCCGGACTCCTCGGCCTGCGGCAGGGCCCGCTGCGGGCGGGCGGCGACGAACTCCCGTCCACCGTGGCCCAGGAACTACCCCGCACCGGCCGGGCCGTGCTGATCCTCGGATCGGGCGGAGGACCAACCCGCCAGGTGGCAGGCCGCACGCCGCAGTTCGGCGACGACGACCTGGTCCCGACCTCCTCCAGCCCGTCCAGGCTGAACCGCTGGACCCGCGACCTCACCTCCGGCACCCGCGACACCGCCCGCCTCGCACTGGCCCAGGCCGCCACGGCGGGCGTCGCCTTCGTCGTGCTGCCGGACCCGCCGGCCGCCGACCGACTCCGCTCCACGGCCGGCGACCTCGTCGCCGACGCCCCACCGATGTCCGACGGCCGCCCGGTCCTCCGCATCCAACTCGCGGCGGGCAACGCCGTCCTGCTCTCCCCGGAACTGGCCCGCCGAGCCCGCTCGGGCGGCGACCCACCGACGGAACTGGGAATGCCCGGCATCGCCCCGGTCGAGGCAGGCCCACCGGTCGCGGGCGTCCGCGTCTCGGAGGGGCCGGAGGGTCGGGTGCTCGTGCTGGCCGCGGAGGACGAGCCCGGCTGGCGGGCCACCGTCGACGGCAGACCCGCACCCGTCTCACGGGTCTGGGGTCACCAGGTCGGCGTCTCGGTGCCGACTACGGCGAGCGAGGTCCGCGTCGAAGCAGGCGGCTCGACGCGTGAACTGCTCCTGCTGATCCAGGGTGCGGCGGCCCTGTTCACGTTGCTGACGGCGATTCCGTCGCGGGGGACCAGATGA
- a CDS encoding WhiB family transcriptional regulator codes for MQGFDGDRVVDRLDSPAQELGVLTELYDATDEQDWQERALCAQTDPEAFFPEKGGSTREAKRICLGCEVRSECLEYALAHDERFGIWGGLSERERRKLKKRAV; via the coding sequence ATGCAGGGATTCGACGGGGATCGTGTCGTGGACCGGCTGGACAGCCCGGCGCAGGAGCTGGGCGTGCTGACCGAGTTGTACGACGCGACTGATGAGCAGGACTGGCAGGAGCGCGCCCTGTGTGCGCAGACCGACCCGGAGGCGTTCTTCCCCGAGAAGGGCGGATCCACCCGCGAGGCCAAGCGCATCTGCCTTGGCTGCGAGGTGCGTTCGGAATGCCTGGAGTACGCCTTGGCGCACGACGAGCGCTTCGGCATCTGGGGCGGCCTGTCCGAACGCGAGCGGAGGAAGCTCAAGAAGCGCGCCGTGTGA
- the cofD gene encoding 2-phospho-L-lactate transferase, producing MKVVVLVGGVGGARFLVGLKALLGPAPGNEVVAVVNTGDDVWMHGLRICPDLDTCMYTLGGGIDAERGWGRQDESWTVKEELAAYGAEPTWFGLGDRDMATHLVRSRMLRAGYPLSAVTEALCARWEPGVTLLPMSDDRVETHVVVEQDGEKKAIHFQEWWVRHHAELPAESFASVGVEQATAGPGVLDAIATADAVLLAPSNPVVSVGTILGVPGVRDALRKTDAGVVGLSPIIGGKPLRGMADACLTAIGVETSAQAVGRHYGSRKCSEDGVLDGWLIHTGDHADVEGVAVLPVPLLMTDVDATAEMARAALDLAGVEVG from the coding sequence GTGAAGGTCGTCGTTTTGGTGGGTGGCGTTGGCGGTGCCCGGTTCCTCGTCGGGTTGAAGGCCCTGCTGGGTCCCGCTCCGGGGAACGAGGTCGTCGCGGTGGTGAACACCGGTGACGACGTGTGGATGCACGGGTTGCGGATCTGCCCCGACCTGGACACCTGCATGTACACGCTCGGCGGCGGGATCGACGCCGAGCGCGGCTGGGGGCGCCAGGACGAGTCCTGGACCGTCAAGGAGGAGCTGGCCGCCTACGGCGCCGAGCCGACCTGGTTCGGGCTCGGCGACCGGGACATGGCGACGCACCTGGTGCGCTCGCGGATGCTCAGGGCGGGTTACCCCCTCTCCGCGGTCACCGAGGCGCTGTGCGCCCGCTGGGAGCCGGGGGTGACCCTCCTGCCGATGTCGGACGACCGCGTCGAGACGCACGTGGTCGTCGAGCAGGACGGCGAGAAGAAGGCGATCCACTTCCAGGAGTGGTGGGTCCGCCACCACGCCGAGCTGCCCGCCGAGTCGTTCGCCTCCGTGGGCGTCGAGCAGGCCACCGCGGGCCCCGGCGTGCTGGACGCCATCGCCACCGCCGACGCGGTGCTGCTGGCGCCGTCCAACCCGGTCGTCAGCGTCGGCACGATCCTCGGCGTGCCCGGCGTCCGCGACGCCCTGCGCAAGACCGACGCCGGCGTGGTCGGCCTGTCCCCGATCATCGGCGGCAAGCCGCTGCGCGGGATGGCCGACGCCTGCCTGACCGCGATCGGCGTGGAGACCAGCGCCCAGGCCGTCGGGCGGCACTACGGCTCGCGCAAGTGCTCCGAGGACGGCGTGCTCGACGGCTGGCTCATCCACACCGGCGACCACGCCGACGTCGAGGGCGTCGCTGTGCTCCCGGTGCCGCTGCTGATGACCGACGTGGACGCGACCGCCGAGATGGCGAGGGCCGCTCTTGACCTGGCGGGTGTCGAAGTTGGCTGA
- a CDS encoding NUDIX hydrolase, with amino-acid sequence MTLHADAVSVLAGWQPVGREQEALRQAYLGFLAARDDACARSCEPGHITASALVLDATGERTLLTLHPRVGRWLQLGGHCEPTDETLLGAALREATEESGIRGLRIETQPIHVDVHPITCSLGVPTRHFDVRFLVRAPVGAQPVRSAESVDLQWWPLDSLPGNVDDLSPMVEAALERLR; translated from the coding sequence GTGACGCTCCACGCGGACGCCGTATCGGTACTGGCGGGCTGGCAGCCGGTCGGCCGGGAGCAGGAGGCGCTGAGGCAGGCCTACCTCGGGTTCCTGGCCGCGCGGGACGACGCGTGCGCGCGGTCCTGCGAACCGGGGCACATCACCGCGTCCGCGCTGGTGCTGGACGCCACCGGGGAGCGGACGCTGCTCACGCTGCACCCGAGGGTGGGGCGGTGGCTGCAACTGGGCGGGCACTGCGAACCCACCGACGAGACCCTGCTGGGCGCGGCGCTGCGCGAGGCGACCGAGGAGTCGGGCATCCGGGGGCTGCGGATCGAGACGCAGCCCATCCACGTGGACGTGCACCCGATCACCTGCTCGCTGGGGGTGCCCACGCGGCACTTCGACGTGCGGTTCCTCGTGCGCGCGCCGGTGGGGGCGCAGCCGGTCCGCAGCGCCGAGTCGGTGGACCTCCAGTGGTGGCCGCTGGACTCGCTGCCGGGCAACGTGGACGACCTGTCGCCGATGGTCGAGGCGGCGTTGGAGCGCCTCCGCTGA
- a CDS encoding metallopeptidase family protein, with protein sequence MVTARGSRRQGSPRRRNRDRHGRGLRGPLYPATLPAARSRAERFDALVLEALEPIEARWRTELTQLDVAVDDVPDVQPTDSEDGGVVEDGNVPLARLMPAVSDKAGVPTRARIVLYRRPLEARAKDGADLSDLVHDVLVEQVANYLGLDPDVIDGE encoded by the coding sequence GTGGTGACGGCTCGGGGTTCGCGGCGACAGGGTTCTCCGCGGCGACGCAATCGCGACAGGCACGGACGAGGCCTGCGCGGACCGCTGTACCCGGCGACCCTTCCGGCGGCCCGCAGCCGCGCCGAGCGCTTCGACGCGCTGGTGCTGGAAGCGCTGGAGCCGATCGAGGCGCGGTGGCGGACGGAGCTGACGCAGCTGGACGTCGCGGTGGACGACGTGCCGGACGTGCAGCCGACGGACTCCGAGGACGGCGGGGTCGTCGAGGACGGCAACGTGCCGTTGGCGCGGCTGATGCCCGCCGTGTCGGACAAGGCCGGGGTGCCGACCCGTGCGCGGATCGTGCTGTACCGGCGACCGTTGGAGGCACGGGCCAAGGACGGCGCCGACCTGTCCGACCTGGTGCACGACGTGCTGGTCGAACAGGTCGCGAACTACCTCGGCCTCGACCCCGACGTCATCGACGGCGAATAA
- a CDS encoding coenzyme F420-0:L-glutamate ligase: MAESADHSASGAIELLPVPGLPEFRPGDDLGAAVAAAAPWLRDGDVVVVTSKVMSKVEGRLVAVPTDPEERDAVRREWVGTESVRVLARKGRTLITQNKLGVVQAASGVDASNVAGGEIALLPVDPDASAAALRADLLARLGVAVAVVVTDTMGRAWRIGQTDAAIGSSGLAVLHRYHGQVDRHGNELVVTEVAVADEIASAADLVKGKLGAVPVAVLRGLSVVDDGSTARDLTRPIEDDLFRLGTEEAIAQGRAEAVLVRRSVREFTGEPVDPAVLRRAVAAALTAPAPHHTRPVRFAHVTARREALLAAMRERWESDLRADGWDDERIARRVKRGDLLHGATEVVLPFLVREGAHDYPDERRAAAEVTMFTVAGGAAVQGLLVALAAEGVASCWVSSTIFCADVVRRVLDLPANWEPLGAVAVGHPVDPLTPRAPRDLDEGFLAL; encoded by the coding sequence TTGGCTGAGTCCGCCGACCACTCCGCGTCCGGGGCCATCGAACTGCTGCCCGTCCCCGGCCTGCCCGAGTTCCGCCCCGGCGACGACCTCGGGGCGGCCGTCGCGGCGGCGGCGCCGTGGCTGCGCGACGGCGACGTGGTCGTGGTGACCAGCAAGGTCATGTCCAAAGTGGAGGGTCGGCTCGTCGCCGTGCCCACCGACCCGGAGGAGCGCGACGCGGTCCGCCGGGAGTGGGTCGGGACCGAGTCCGTGCGCGTGCTGGCCCGCAAGGGCCGCACGCTCATCACCCAGAACAAGCTCGGCGTCGTGCAGGCCGCGTCGGGCGTCGACGCGTCGAACGTGGCGGGCGGCGAGATCGCCCTGCTGCCGGTCGACCCGGACGCCTCCGCGGCCGCGTTGCGCGCGGACCTGTTGGCGCGGCTGGGGGTCGCGGTCGCCGTCGTGGTCACCGACACCATGGGCCGGGCGTGGCGGATCGGCCAGACGGACGCCGCGATCGGCTCGTCCGGGCTCGCGGTGCTGCACCGCTACCACGGCCAGGTCGACCGCCACGGCAACGAGCTGGTGGTCACCGAGGTCGCCGTCGCCGACGAGATCGCGTCGGCCGCGGACCTCGTCAAGGGCAAGCTCGGCGCCGTCCCGGTGGCCGTCCTGCGTGGACTGTCCGTTGTGGACGACGGCTCGACGGCCCGCGACCTGACCCGTCCGATCGAGGACGACCTCTTCCGGCTCGGCACCGAGGAGGCCATCGCGCAGGGCCGCGCGGAGGCCGTGCTGGTCCGGCGGTCCGTGCGGGAGTTCACCGGCGAGCCGGTCGACCCGGCTGTGCTGCGCAGGGCCGTGGCGGCCGCGCTGACCGCCCCCGCGCCGCACCACACCCGGCCGGTGCGGTTCGCGCACGTGACCGCGCGGCGCGAGGCGCTGCTGGCCGCGATGCGCGAGCGGTGGGAGTCGGACCTGCGGGCCGACGGGTGGGACGACGAGCGGATCGCCCGGCGGGTGAAGCGCGGCGACCTGCTGCACGGCGCGACCGAGGTCGTGCTGCCTTTCCTGGTCCGCGAAGGGGCGCACGACTACCCCGACGAACGCCGGGCCGCCGCCGAGGTGACGATGTTCACGGTCGCGGGCGGCGCGGCCGTGCAGGGGCTGCTGGTGGCGCTGGCCGCCGAAGGCGTCGCGTCGTGCTGGGTCTCCTCCACCATCTTCTGCGCCGACGTGGTCCGGCGGGTCCTCGACCTGCCGGCGAACTGGGAACCACTCGGCGCCGTGGCCGTCGGCCACCCGGTCGACCCGCTCACCCCGCGTGCTCCGCGCGACCTCGACGAAGGGTTCCTCGCACTGTGA